In Candidatus Sericytochromatia bacterium, the following are encoded in one genomic region:
- a CDS encoding FliM/FliN family flagellar motor switch protein: MTQRQTVNPVRFAPLSGGGVDTEPNYELLRDLKLEVLVELGRTSIPLRQVLQLGEGTIIELEQLAGEAVNLTIAGKIVATGEVVVIGTTFGIKVTQVFHRELAGVASGA, encoded by the coding sequence ATGACCCAACGTCAAACCGTCAATCCCGTCCGCTTTGCGCCGCTTTCAGGCGGCGGGGTCGATACCGAACCGAATTACGAGTTGTTGCGCGACCTCAAGCTGGAGGTCCTGGTGGAATTGGGACGCACCAGCATCCCGTTACGCCAGGTGCTGCAGCTGGGCGAGGGCACCATCATCGAACTGGAACAGCTGGCCGGTGAGGCCGTCAATCTGACGATCGCCGGCAAGATCGTGGCCACCGGGGAAGTGGTCGTGATCGGGACGACCTTCGGCATCAAGGTCACCCAGGTGTTCCATCGTGAACTGGCGGGAGTGGCCTCGGGTGCCTGA
- the fliP gene encoding flagellar type III secretion system pore protein FliP (The bacterial flagellar biogenesis protein FliP forms a type III secretion system (T3SS)-type pore required for flagellar assembly.), whose protein sequence is MNRVRVCLPMMGGPGCASRVDRAGSGWGFCGFGLCLLALLLGLMLPDPAWAQAASAGVPDARTLFNTIDLKAPLQSPGFSTPIQIMFLLGALTLLPFLFIATTPFIRIVVVLAFLKQATGLQNVPPGQVIIGMALFLSMYVMTPTWERVNQEAVLPYLNNRISQQQALEAGLKPIQAFMVKQVKQTDLAFFLRLAKLPDPRTPADVPFHVVAPAFMLSEVATAFKIGFIVYLPFIVVDLVITNVIMALGMQQLQTQMVAPPFKVMLFSLANGWQLLIEALVRSFRT, encoded by the coding sequence ATGAACCGAGTTAGGGTCTGTCTCCCGATGATGGGAGGGCCAGGTTGCGCCTCCCGCGTGGACCGGGCAGGCTCGGGGTGGGGCTTCTGCGGGTTCGGCTTGTGTTTGCTCGCGCTCCTGCTGGGGCTCATGCTTCCGGACCCGGCCTGGGCACAGGCTGCGTCGGCGGGGGTACCGGATGCCCGCACCCTCTTCAACACCATCGACCTCAAGGCACCACTCCAGTCGCCGGGTTTTTCCACGCCGATTCAGATCATGTTTCTGCTCGGTGCCTTGACCCTGCTGCCCTTCCTGTTCATCGCCACCACGCCCTTCATCCGGATCGTGGTGGTCCTGGCCTTCCTGAAACAGGCGACAGGCTTGCAGAATGTGCCACCGGGGCAGGTGATCATCGGGATGGCTCTGTTCCTCAGCATGTACGTGATGACCCCCACCTGGGAGCGCGTCAACCAGGAGGCGGTGCTCCCCTACCTCAACAACCGCATCTCCCAGCAGCAGGCTCTGGAGGCGGGTCTCAAACCGATTCAGGCCTTCATGGTCAAGCAGGTCAAGCAGACCGACCTGGCCTTCTTTCTGCGCCTGGCGAAACTGCCGGACCCGCGCACCCCGGCCGATGTGCCCTTCCACGTTGTGGCGCCGGCCTTCATGCTCAGCGAGGTCGCGACGGCGTTCAAGATCGGATTCATCGTCTATCTGCCTTTCATCGTGGTGGACCTCGTCATCACGAACGTCATCATGGCCCTCGGCATGCAGCAGCTCCAAACCCAGATGGTGGCACCCCCGTTCAAGGTGATGCTGTTCTCACTGGCCAATGGCTGGCAACTGCTGATCGAAGCGCTCGTTCGCAGCTTCCGCACGTGA
- a CDS encoding flagellar biosynthetic protein FliO, with translation MPDAHNHPAFVTPNATGVASPASLGEHQAAPAWPSEVAAAPELPFATYLFQFFLVSVALLLMGYWALKVLKARIPALGQALAGAKTLRLVDRLVLDPQRSVFVVAAGKRHWLLAASGDHVTTVAELHEADLAPDFARTLEKEHARDEPS, from the coding sequence GTGCCTGACGCACACAACCATCCTGCTTTCGTCACGCCGAATGCCACCGGCGTCGCCTCTCCGGCCTCGCTGGGGGAGCATCAGGCGGCGCCGGCGTGGCCCAGCGAGGTCGCGGCGGCGCCGGAACTTCCGTTTGCGACCTATCTGTTTCAGTTCTTCCTCGTCAGCGTTGCGCTGCTGCTGATGGGCTACTGGGCACTGAAAGTCCTCAAGGCCCGGATCCCTGCGTTGGGACAGGCTCTGGCGGGAGCCAAGACGCTGCGCCTGGTCGATCGGTTGGTCCTGGACCCGCAGCGCAGTGTGTTTGTCGTGGCTGCCGGCAAGCGCCACTGGTTGCTCGCGGCCAGTGGCGACCACGTGACCACCGTGGCGGAACTTCACGAGGCCGACCTCGCGCCGGATTTCGCGCGAACGCTTGAAAAGGAGCACGCGCGTGATGAACCGAGTTAG
- a CDS encoding FliM/FliN family flagellar motor C-terminal domain-containing protein yields the protein MSAPLHAPVPLRRPAAPDLNFWPTRLFLVIGLFPLGMLFQFWFRSGTGLNPVLVGFLFCAVASFALAVNYYLFYQQNRPRSALVPPAFWKVGLVAALLIPAGAYNMLATSSGLGLTLSPGPRVEAGEWPSVVAKVIGTALTPGAMKPLRLEPRKRLAVDGPRWFKRPPYMNGALWGALGYAIPFALLGLLLGLMRREVLDPRDEHLGATFGAAFVRAAVGMYYGMAIGFLLGVILIFVLRGLFPVPSRLTPETVRHFLFALGASTHPNVAFSYAFSAGSLLAGAFALISRNADITAPLSDPKAPELTRPVEVLIPEVPEVPTSSFDMARVRGESQTILKNFRSEVQRLLEGPEWQYERYPLAPLGGAGQRPEPEATQVISARLPADEDDAPTVLGSLSHVYVPIVAELGKLEIPAADWLGMAEGVILALPKSADGSITVTISGKPAARAKPLTVNGYKAVKLLRLQAPIERLVQNQ from the coding sequence CACGCCCCGGTGCCCCTGCGTCGTCCTGCGGCACCCGACCTCAATTTCTGGCCGACCCGGCTGTTTCTCGTGATTGGCCTGTTCCCGCTCGGAATGCTGTTCCAGTTCTGGTTTCGCAGCGGCACCGGCTTGAATCCGGTTCTGGTCGGTTTCCTGTTTTGTGCGGTGGCTAGCTTTGCGCTAGCGGTCAATTACTACCTGTTTTATCAGCAGAACCGACCCCGCAGCGCCCTCGTGCCCCCTGCGTTCTGGAAGGTGGGCCTGGTCGCGGCGCTGCTGATACCTGCCGGCGCCTACAACATGCTGGCCACTTCGAGTGGGCTTGGCCTGACGCTTTCGCCGGGCCCGCGGGTCGAGGCGGGGGAGTGGCCCTCGGTGGTGGCCAAGGTGATCGGGACGGCTCTGACGCCCGGGGCAATGAAACCCCTACGTCTCGAGCCGCGCAAGCGTTTGGCTGTGGATGGGCCTCGCTGGTTCAAGCGCCCGCCTTACATGAACGGGGCCCTCTGGGGCGCGCTCGGCTATGCCATTCCTTTCGCGTTGCTCGGCCTCTTGCTGGGTTTGATGCGCCGCGAGGTGCTTGATCCTCGGGATGAACACCTTGGTGCGACCTTTGGGGCGGCCTTCGTGCGGGCGGCTGTCGGGATGTACTACGGCATGGCCATCGGCTTCCTGCTCGGCGTGATCCTCATCTTCGTGCTGAGAGGCCTGTTCCCGGTTCCTTCCCGACTGACGCCCGAGACGGTGCGGCATTTCCTGTTTGCGCTGGGGGCCAGCACGCACCCCAACGTGGCCTTCAGCTACGCATTTTCCGCCGGCAGCTTGCTCGCCGGCGCGTTCGCGTTGATTTCTCGCAATGCGGACATCACGGCTCCGCTCTCGGACCCCAAGGCCCCCGAATTGACTCGTCCGGTCGAGGTGCTCATTCCGGAGGTGCCGGAGGTGCCCACCTCCTCCTTCGATATGGCACGCGTGCGAGGCGAGAGTCAGACCATTCTCAAGAATTTTCGCTCGGAGGTGCAGCGCCTGCTCGAAGGGCCCGAGTGGCAGTATGAGCGCTATCCCCTGGCCCCGCTGGGGGGGGCCGGTCAGCGCCCCGAACCGGAGGCCACGCAGGTGATTTCCGCGCGCCTCCCAGCCGACGAGGACGACGCCCCGACGGTGCTGGGCAGCCTGAGCCATGTGTACGTTCCTATCGTGGCCGAACTGGGCAAGCTGGAAATTCCGGCCGCGGATTGGTTGGGGATGGCCGAGGGCGTCATTCTGGCCTTGCCCAAGTCAGCCGATGGCTCCATCACCGTGACCATCTCCGGGAAGCCCGCGGCCCGTGCCAAGCCCCTGACGGTCAACGGTTACAAGGCCGTGAAATTGCTCCGTTTGCAAGCTCCCATCGAGCGATTGGTCCAGAATCAGTGA
- a CDS encoding flagellar biosynthetic protein FliR has translation MALLVAWLAATVPTFLLIFARTAGFFIQAPVLSSRLLPLPVRVALMVGISFAAIAVMPDYARIPNVLWAFIMLIMQELLVGFLFGFAANILFQAVQSAGELAGVQSGMSAASVQNPFTRTNVNAFGTLYFNVGLLLFLVMGGHLWMLGAYMQSFRLIPLGSFAMNDALATHLITMSGIFLTITIQLALPVLVVVLLADLGVGYMSKVSPQASSLTQDLILIAKPVAGLSMLTLLLPNLMSVLYRHTERMIDDLNVLMRVASTLVS, from the coding sequence ATGGCCTTGCTGGTGGCGTGGCTCGCAGCCACGGTTCCGACCTTCCTGTTGATTTTCGCCCGCACCGCCGGCTTCTTCATTCAGGCGCCGGTGCTGAGCAGTCGGCTGCTGCCGCTGCCTGTGCGAGTCGCCCTGATGGTTGGCATCAGCTTTGCGGCGATCGCCGTCATGCCCGATTACGCCCGCATCCCGAATGTGCTGTGGGCCTTCATCATGCTGATCATGCAGGAACTGCTGGTCGGTTTTCTGTTCGGCTTCGCCGCCAACATCCTGTTTCAGGCCGTTCAGTCGGCTGGCGAGCTGGCGGGGGTGCAATCCGGGATGAGTGCGGCGAGCGTCCAGAACCCCTTCACGCGCACCAACGTCAACGCCTTTGGCACACTGTATTTCAACGTGGGTCTGCTGTTGTTTCTGGTCATGGGGGGGCACCTCTGGATGCTGGGCGCCTACATGCAAAGTTTTCGCCTGATTCCGCTGGGCTCCTTCGCCATGAACGATGCCCTGGCCACCCACCTGATCACCATGTCGGGCATTTTTCTCACGATCACGATTCAACTGGCCTTGCCGGTGCTGGTGGTGGTGCTGCTCGCCGACCTGGGCGTCGGTTACATGAGCAAGGTGTCGCCGCAGGCCAGTTCGCTCACGCAGGACCTGATCCTGATTGCCAAGCCGGTGGCGGGGCTCTCGATGCTGACCCTGCTGCTGCCCAATCTGATGTCCGTCTTGTACCGCCATACCGAGCGGATGATCGACGATCTGAACGTGCTGATGCGGGTGGCGTCGACGCTCGTTTCCTGA
- the fliQ gene encoding flagellar biosynthesis protein FliQ codes for MTTGLIITLLTQGIALVLLISAPMLLTGLVVGFIVALLQTVTSIQEQTLSFVPKAVAVLLVLVLVAPWIINLTVAFVQQLFAQIPAIAN; via the coding sequence GTGACCACTGGCCTCATCATCACCTTGTTGACCCAGGGGATCGCCCTGGTGCTGCTCATTTCAGCGCCGATGCTGCTGACCGGTCTGGTGGTGGGGTTCATCGTGGCGCTGCTGCAGACCGTCACCTCCATTCAGGAACAGACGCTCTCCTTCGTTCCCAAGGCGGTGGCCGTGTTGCTGGTGCTGGTGCTGGTGGCGCCCTGGATCATCAACCTCACGGTGGCTTTCGTGCAGCAACTGTTCGCCCAGATTCCAGCGATCGCGAATTGA